A DNA window from Sphaeramia orbicularis chromosome 22, fSphaOr1.1, whole genome shotgun sequence contains the following coding sequences:
- the fuca2 gene encoding plasma alpha-L-fucosidase isoform X1, translating to MAEFMHLPLLFSILLMLFRCSSGKYEPNWDSIDSRPIPPWFDQAKVGIFIHWGVFSVPSFGSEWFWWYWRKQHLKPYVDFMQRNYPPDFTYQDFAPQFTAEFFDAKEWTDIFAASGAKYIVLTTKHHEGFTLWGSKTSWNWNSVDVGPKRDLVGEVASAVRAHSDLRVGLYHSLFEWFHPLFEQDAANVFTTNYFPTSKTLPELYELIVKYKPEVLWSDGDGDAPDKYWNSTGFLAWLYNDSPVRDTVVTNDRWGYGSICTHGGFYTCADRYQPGHLLKHKWENCMTIDKKSWGYRRNAQLSDFLPIEQLVATLVETVSCGGNLLVNVGPTHDGRIAPIFEERLRQMGQWLQVNGDAIYNTSAWRAQNDSITPNIWYTAKPQEKSIFAILLEWPNDGFVILNEPVVKHGQTQVLLVGHGLVPWEPLQPSGLRVVLPPLSFRQLPCSWAWTLKMTGAT from the exons ATGGCAGAGTTCATGCATTTGCCTTTACTTTTTTCGATCCTGCTGATGTTATTCAGGTGCAGCAGTGGAAAATACGAACCGAACTGGGACTCCATTGACTCCAGACCAATCCCACCGTGGTTCGACCAGGCCAAAGTTGGCATCTTCATACACTGGGGGGTGTTTTCTGTGCCCAGCTTCGGCAGCGAGTGGTTCTG gTGGTACTGGAGGAAGCAGCACTTGAAGCCCTATGTAGACTTCATGCAGAGGAATTATCCCCCAGACTTCACGTACCAGGATTTTGCACCACAGTTTACTGCAGAGTTCTTTGATGCCAAAGAATGGACGGACATCTTTGCTGCATCAGGAGCAAAGTACATCGTATTAACCACTAAACACCATGAAG GTTTCACCCTTTGGGGCTCAAAAACATCCTGGAACTGGAATTCAGTGGATGTGGGACCTAAGCGAGACCTAGTGGGGGAGGTGGCCAGCGCCGTCCGAGCCCACAGTGACCTGCGTGTGGGACTCTATCACTCTCTGTTTGAGTGGTTTCATCCACTGTTTGAGCAGGATGCTGCTAATGTGTTCACAACCAACTACTTCCCCACCAGTAAAACCCTCCCTGAGCTTTATGAGCTCATTGTCAAATACAAACCTGAGGTTCTGTGGTCTGATGGAGATGGAGACGCTCCAGACAAGTACTGGAACAGCACCGGCTTCTTAGCGTGGCTCTATAATGACAG CCCAGTACGAGACACGGTGGTGACTAATGATCGCTGGGGCTATGGCTCCATCTGCACCCACGGCGgattttacacatgtgcagatcgATACCAGCCAGGACACCTGCTCAAACACAAATGGGAGAACTGCATGACCATTGACAAAAAGTCCTGGGGTTACCGACGGAACGCTCAGCTGAGCGACTTCCTCCCCATTGAACAGCTCGTGGCC acgCTGGTGGAAACTGTGTCCTGTGGAGGAAATCTGCTGGTGAACGTCGGTCCCACCCACGATGGACGGATCGCGCCAATCTTCGAGGAGCGTCTGAGGCAGATGGGTCAGTGGCTCCAGGTCAACGGTGACGCCATCTATAACACCAGTGCATGGCGTGCTCAGAACGACAGTATCACCCCCAACATATG GTACACGGCTAAACCGCAGGAAAAGTCCATCTTTGCCATTTTACTTGAGTGGCCAAACGATGGGTTTGTGATTCTGAATGAACCGGTGGTTAAACATGGACAGACTCAG GTGTTGCTGGTGGGTCATGGATTGGTGCCATGGGAGCCGCTCCAGCCCAGCGGACTGAGGGTGGTCCTGCCTCCGCTGTCCTTTAGACAGTTGCCGTGTTCCTGGGCCTGGACTCTGAAGATGACAGGAGCCACATAA
- the fuca2 gene encoding plasma alpha-L-fucosidase isoform X2, with protein MQRNYPPDFTYQDFAPQFTAEFFDAKEWTDIFAASGAKYIVLTTKHHEGFTLWGSKTSWNWNSVDVGPKRDLVGEVASAVRAHSDLRVGLYHSLFEWFHPLFEQDAANVFTTNYFPTSKTLPELYELIVKYKPEVLWSDGDGDAPDKYWNSTGFLAWLYNDSPVRDTVVTNDRWGYGSICTHGGFYTCADRYQPGHLLKHKWENCMTIDKKSWGYRRNAQLSDFLPIEQLVATLVETVSCGGNLLVNVGPTHDGRIAPIFEERLRQMGQWLQVNGDAIYNTSAWRAQNDSITPNIWYTAKPQEKSIFAILLEWPNDGFVILNEPVVKHGQTQVLLVGHGLVPWEPLQPSGLRVVLPPLSFRQLPCSWAWTLKMTGAT; from the exons ATGCAGAGGAATTATCCCCCAGACTTCACGTACCAGGATTTTGCACCACAGTTTACTGCAGAGTTCTTTGATGCCAAAGAATGGACGGACATCTTTGCTGCATCAGGAGCAAAGTACATCGTATTAACCACTAAACACCATGAAG GTTTCACCCTTTGGGGCTCAAAAACATCCTGGAACTGGAATTCAGTGGATGTGGGACCTAAGCGAGACCTAGTGGGGGAGGTGGCCAGCGCCGTCCGAGCCCACAGTGACCTGCGTGTGGGACTCTATCACTCTCTGTTTGAGTGGTTTCATCCACTGTTTGAGCAGGATGCTGCTAATGTGTTCACAACCAACTACTTCCCCACCAGTAAAACCCTCCCTGAGCTTTATGAGCTCATTGTCAAATACAAACCTGAGGTTCTGTGGTCTGATGGAGATGGAGACGCTCCAGACAAGTACTGGAACAGCACCGGCTTCTTAGCGTGGCTCTATAATGACAG CCCAGTACGAGACACGGTGGTGACTAATGATCGCTGGGGCTATGGCTCCATCTGCACCCACGGCGgattttacacatgtgcagatcgATACCAGCCAGGACACCTGCTCAAACACAAATGGGAGAACTGCATGACCATTGACAAAAAGTCCTGGGGTTACCGACGGAACGCTCAGCTGAGCGACTTCCTCCCCATTGAACAGCTCGTGGCC acgCTGGTGGAAACTGTGTCCTGTGGAGGAAATCTGCTGGTGAACGTCGGTCCCACCCACGATGGACGGATCGCGCCAATCTTCGAGGAGCGTCTGAGGCAGATGGGTCAGTGGCTCCAGGTCAACGGTGACGCCATCTATAACACCAGTGCATGGCGTGCTCAGAACGACAGTATCACCCCCAACATATG GTACACGGCTAAACCGCAGGAAAAGTCCATCTTTGCCATTTTACTTGAGTGGCCAAACGATGGGTTTGTGATTCTGAATGAACCGGTGGTTAAACATGGACAGACTCAG GTGTTGCTGGTGGGTCATGGATTGGTGCCATGGGAGCCGCTCCAGCCCAGCGGACTGAGGGTGGTCCTGCCTCCGCTGTCCTTTAGACAGTTGCCGTGTTCCTGGGCCTGGACTCTGAAGATGACAGGAGCCACATAA